Proteins from a genomic interval of Chroococcidiopsis thermalis PCC 7203:
- a CDS encoding Hsp20/alpha crystallin family protein, whose translation MVFVRWNPWQEMNTLQRHIDRLFEDSFASNSVVNGNIAKMPAAEISETEDAVYLKLEVPGMEAKDLDVQVTEAAVYVSGDRKSETKQEENGKTRSEFYYGKFQRVLPLPARIQNTNVTAEYKDGILNLTLPKTTAEKNKVVKVNLEG comes from the coding sequence ATGGTATTTGTTCGCTGGAATCCTTGGCAAGAAATGAATACTCTGCAACGTCATATCGATCGCTTATTTGAAGATTCATTTGCATCTAATTCTGTCGTGAATGGTAACATTGCTAAAATGCCAGCCGCAGAAATTTCTGAAACTGAAGATGCCGTCTACCTCAAACTGGAAGTACCTGGGATGGAAGCTAAAGACTTAGACGTGCAAGTTACAGAAGCTGCTGTTTACGTTAGTGGCGATCGCAAGTCTGAAACTAAGCAGGAAGAAAACGGCAAGACTCGCAGCGAATTTTACTACGGTAAGTTTCAGCGTGTCCTTCCTTTGCCAGCACGGATTCAAAACACCAACGTTACCGCAGAATATAAAGATGGAATTTTGAATCTGACTCTCCCTAAGACTACGGCAGAAAAAAATAAAGTGGTCAAAGTTAATTTAGAGGGATAA
- the argB gene encoding acetylglutamate kinase, protein MSNESEYIREPEATRVRILSEALPYIQKFAGRIVVVKYGGAAMKESSLKDKVIRDIVFLTSVGVRLVVVHGGGPEINSWLDKLGIEPQFKHGLRVTDAPTMDVVEMVLVGRVNKELVSLINRAGGSAIGLCGKDANLIKARPEGREGIGFVGEVTSMDVRLLNSLLKEGYIPVVSSVAADENGQAYNINADTVAGELAAALGAEKLILLTDTAGILKDYKDPSTLLPRLDIQEARDLIAAGVVGGGMIPKVKCCVRSLAQGVRAAHIIDGRIPHALLLEVFTDVGIGSMIVASEYTY, encoded by the coding sequence ATGAGCAACGAGAGCGAGTACATTAGAGAACCTGAAGCCACGCGGGTAAGAATTCTCAGCGAAGCACTACCCTACATCCAAAAATTTGCCGGACGAATCGTCGTCGTCAAGTATGGCGGCGCAGCGATGAAAGAAAGCTCCCTGAAAGATAAAGTGATTCGCGATATCGTGTTTTTAACTTCTGTGGGAGTGCGCCTTGTCGTAGTTCACGGCGGGGGTCCAGAAATTAATAGTTGGTTAGATAAACTCGGCATTGAACCGCAATTCAAGCACGGACTGCGGGTAACGGATGCGCCGACAATGGACGTGGTAGAAATGGTGTTAGTTGGCAGGGTGAACAAGGAATTAGTTTCTCTGATCAACCGTGCTGGTGGTTCTGCAATTGGGCTATGCGGTAAAGATGCTAATTTAATCAAAGCCCGTCCTGAAGGTCGCGAGGGGATTGGCTTTGTCGGAGAAGTAACGAGTATGGACGTGCGGCTGTTGAATTCCCTACTCAAAGAAGGTTATATCCCGGTCGTATCCAGCGTAGCAGCAGACGAAAACGGACAGGCATACAACATTAATGCCGATACTGTAGCAGGAGAACTCGCCGCAGCCCTGGGAGCAGAAAAATTGATTTTACTGACAGATACAGCCGGAATTCTCAAGGACTACAAAGATCCTTCAACACTACTACCTAGATTGGATATTCAAGAGGCGCGAGATTTAATCGCTGCTGGTGTTGTCGGCGGCGGGATGATTCCCAAAGTTAAATGCTGCGTGCGATCGCTCGCCCAAGGAGTGCGTGCTGCTCACATTATCGACGGTCGCATTCCTCACGCCCTTTTACTAGAAGTCTTCACCGACGTAGGGATCGGTTCGATGATCGTTGCTTCTGAGTATACTTACTAG
- a CDS encoding nuclear transport factor 2 family protein → MTSEIADRFMQTLQQIEASGDVEPLVEMFAEDAEATNIAMVEPLKGKDGVRRFWQKYLSVFDRIHSDFTHVTADSNTAVMEWRSQGTLSNGEDVHYRGVSIIEIDNGLVQAFRTYYDSAVFLPTGAKQAQR, encoded by the coding sequence ATGACGAGTGAAATTGCCGATCGCTTTATGCAGACGCTACAGCAAATCGAAGCTAGTGGCGATGTAGAACCATTAGTTGAAATGTTTGCCGAGGATGCAGAAGCGACTAACATAGCAATGGTAGAACCACTCAAGGGAAAGGATGGCGTGCGGCGATTTTGGCAAAAGTATCTCTCAGTGTTCGATCGCATCCACTCTGATTTCACCCATGTCACCGCAGATAGCAACACTGCGGTTATGGAGTGGCGATCGCAAGGGACTTTATCCAATGGTGAAGACGTACATTATCGAGGTGTCAGCATTATTGAAATTGACAATGGATTAGTACAAGCCTTCCGCACCTACTACGATTCAGCCGTATTTCTGCCTACAGGTGCAAAGCAAGCACAGAGATAA